A window of Massilia sp. NR 4-1 genomic DNA:
GTGCCGTCGGATTTCTTGGCGCCGTCCTTGGCTTCCACCGTCCACAGATAGATCTCGCCAAGGCCGGTGGAGATCGGTCCCATGGCCGGGATCACGCCGGCCGGCAGGCGCGCGCGCGCCTCCTGCAGGCGTTCGTTGACCAGCTGGCGCGCGAAATACAGGTCGGTACCGTCGCGGAAGGTGACGGTGATCTGCGACAGGCCGTAGCGTGACAGGGAGCGCGTCTGCTCCAGGCGCGGCAAGCCCGCCATCACCGCCTCCAGCGGCTGCGAGATGCGCTGCTCGGTTTCCAGCGGCGAGTAGCCGGGAGCGGCGGTATTGATCTGCACCTGGACATTGGTGATGTCCGGCACGGCGTCGATCGGCAGGCGCTGGTAGCTGTAAATGCCCAGGATGGACATGCCCAGCACCGCCAGCATCACCAGCCAGCGCTGGCCGATGGCGAAGCGGATAAGTTTTTCAAACATGGTCGGTATCCTCTTCGCGTCAGTGGCTATGCTCGGCGCCGGCCTTGCCTTGCTGGGCCTTGACCACGAAGCTGTTGACGGCGGCGTACTGCGCGCCGGCTTTCAGGCCGCTGAGGATTTCGGTACGCTTGCCGTCGCTGCGGCCGGTTGTCACCGGCTGGGCCAGGAAGCCCTGCGGCGTGCGGACAAAGACGGCGGCCTTGCCTTCCACTGTCTGCACCGCTTCGGCGGCGACGGTGATGGCGGCATTCGATGCCTTGGACGCCGCGTCGACGCTGACGAACAGGCCGGGGCGCCAGGCCAGGTCGGGATTGCGCAGCGACAGGCGGGCCATGGCGGTGCGCGTCTGCTCGCCCAGCAGGGAGCCGACGTGGATCACCGTGCCGCTTGCGCTGGCGTTGAGCGCCGTGGCCTTGACCGTGGCTTGCTGGCCGACGCGCAGCGCGTCGAGATCGGATGGCGACACCGCCACCTCGGCCCACACGGTGGAAAGGTCGGAGATGGTGAAGACGTTCGCATCCTCCTTCACCGCCTCGCCTTGCGAGATATGCTTTTCCAGCACCATGCCGTCGAAAGGCGCGCGGATCTGGTAGGCCGACAGGCGCGAAGACGTGGTGGCGCTGGCGTCCGCGCCGAGGGCATCGAGCTTCTGTTGGGCGTTGCGCACGGCGATTTCTGCTTCGTTCATGGCTTGCTTCGCCTGCAGATAATCGAGTTCGGGCGCGACCTTGTCCTGCCACAGCTGCTTTTCGCGTTCGGCCGTGGTGCGCGCCAGGTTCAGGCGCTGGCGTGCCGACAGCAGCTCGCTGCGGCGTTCCGACAGGTCGGCGCTGGCGACAACAGCCAGCACCTGTCCCTTCTTCACGTGCTGGCCCAGGTCGGCGCTGACGCTTTCCACCACGCCGGCGACGCGCGGCACCACGTGGGCGGTGCGGTCGCCGTTGAAGCGGATTTCGCCGGGCAGGGTGACGCTGCTGCCGATCAGGGCCGGACCGGCCGCTTCCAGCGTGATGCCGGCGGACTGGATTTGCTGGGCGCTGAATTCCACCAGCTCGGCGTGTTCCTCGCTTGCGGCGGCTTTGCCCGCGCCTTTGGCATCGGACTCTTTGCCGTGTTCATGGCCGTGCTCTTCCTTGCCGCCTTCCTTGTGGTCGTCCTTATGTCCGGCTTCGGCGTGCGACGGTTCGCCGCCGGTGGCCTTGCCTGCGCCGCCTGGCAGCAGGATCAGTGCCGCCAGCAGGGCGCCAATGCCGGCGATGGCGCCGATGGCGATGGTTTGTTTGCGTGTCAGAGTGTTTTTCATGATGTTGCTTTCAGTGTTCGGCGCCGAAGGAGGCGTGGCCGAGCAGGCGTTCGATGGCGGCGGCGGCGCGGTGGCCGTCGGCGAGAGCGTTCAGATGCTGGGCGCGCACCTGCAGCAAGGTGCGCTGCGCATCCAGCACGTCGATGAAGCCTAGCTTGCCGTATTCGAAGCCCTTGGTGGCGGCGTCGTAGGCGCTGATGGCGCCGGGCA
This region includes:
- a CDS encoding efflux RND transporter periplasmic adaptor subunit, coding for MKNTLTRKQTIAIGAIAGIGALLAALILLPGGAGKATGGEPSHAEAGHKDDHKEGGKEEHGHEHGKESDAKGAGKAAASEEHAELVEFSAQQIQSAGITLEAAGPALIGSSVTLPGEIRFNGDRTAHVVPRVAGVVESVSADLGQHVKKGQVLAVVASADLSERRSELLSARQRLNLARTTAEREKQLWQDKVAPELDYLQAKQAMNEAEIAVRNAQQKLDALGADASATTSSRLSAYQIRAPFDGMVLEKHISQGEAVKEDANVFTISDLSTVWAEVAVSPSDLDALRVGQQATVKATALNASASGTVIHVGSLLGEQTRTAMARLSLRNPDLAWRPGLFVSVDAASKASNAAITVAAEAVQTVEGKAAVFVRTPQGFLAQPVTTGRSDGKRTEILSGLKAGAQYAAVNSFVVKAQQGKAGAEHSH